A part of Aspergillus flavus chromosome 5, complete sequence genomic DNA contains:
- a CDS encoding CDP-diacylglycerol-glycerol-3-phosphate 3-phosphatidyltransferase (CDP-diacylglycerol--glycerol-3-phosphate 3-phosphatidyltransferase), with protein sequence MFGRVGGQTFRCVVRRPIGRRRLCERKFSAYTTSTSPSANASSTASPLGSITSELDRIAPCFEVPASRITILDSPASFYSTLKSKIRKARKRVYLSTLYIGKSEHELIETVNQALHNNPDLKVSILTDALRGTRETPNPSCASLLASLVAEHGSDRVEIRMFHTPNLTGLRKKWIPKRINEGWGLQHMKLYGIDDEIILSGANLSNDYFTNRVDRYHVFKSKELADYYGRIHHAVCSLSFQILPDPHNTAGYLMDWPTSNGTVSPLEDPENFTSYASTVLGPLIQPTQTKPALEQKSSDGTYVYPVAQFTPLLKPDASTEFPAVTTILRMLSTSSAFSGARWLFTAGYFNIHPVLSSLLIASTSTSHTESTTRGTVLTASPWANGFYGSPGISGMLPAAYTHLSARFLDRVAEAQRTNSIQLKEWRRGTVGEPGGWTYHAKGLWITLPREEHPSLTFVGSSNYTKRSYSLDLEAGALVVTGDQDLKRRLGAESEWLQKESQAISRDDLRRTERRVSWNVRLAMWIVEKVGGAL encoded by the exons ATGTTCGGTCGTGTCGGGGGTCAGACTTTCCGGTGTGTCGTGCGCAGGCCGATCGGGCGGAGGAGACTTTGTGAGCGCAAATTCTCGGCCTATACAACGAGCACCAGTCCCAGCGCGAATGCGTCCTCTACAGCTTCACCTTTAGGAAGTATCACTTCGGAACTTGATCGGATTGCTCCCTGCTTTGAGGTTCCGGCTTCACGGATCACAATCTTGGACTCTCCTGCTAGCTTCTATAGCACCCTCAAG AGCAAGATACGAAAAGCCCGGAAGCGCGTCTACCTCTCTACGTTGTATATCGGAAAATCAGAGCACGAGCTCATTGAGACTGTGAACCAGGCGCTACATAACAATCCCGATCTCAAGGTATCCATTCTGACGGACGCCTTACGAGGAACTCGCGAGACGCCGAATCCCTCATGCGCTTCGCTTCTGGCCTCGCTGGTCGCTGAACATGGCTCGGATAGGGTGGAAATCCGCATGTTCCATACCCCAAATCTCACGggattgagaaagaaatggATCCCCAAGAGGATCAACGAGGGTTGGGGGCTTCAGCACATGAAGCTGTATGGCATTGACGACGAGATTATACTCTCCGG AGCGAACCTTTCGAATGATTATTTCACGAATCGTGTGGATCGATATCATGTTTTTAAGTCTAAAGAACTGGCCGATTATTATGGCCGTATCCACCACGCAGTATGCAGTCTGAGCTTCCAAATTCTACCGGATCCGCACAACACTGCTGGGTATCTTATGGACTGGCCAACATCCAACGGCACGGTATCTCCGTTGGAAGACCCCGAGAACTTCACCTCCTACGCCTCTACAGTCTTGGGCCCTCTTATTCAACCGACTCAAACAAAACCCGCACTTGAACAGAAATCCTCGGACGGAACATATGTCTATCCCGTTGCACAATTCACCCCACTACTAAAACCCGATGCCTCTACGGAGTTCCCCGCAGTTACCACAATTCTTCGTATGCTATCAACATCCTCCGCATTCTCCGGTGCCCGCTGGTTGTTCACCGCCGGCTATTTCAACATCCACCCTGTCCTCTCTTCTCTGCTGATCGCAAGCACATCAACTTCTCATACCGAATCCACGACACGTGGTACCGTGCTCACAGCTTCTCCCTGGGCCAATGGCTTCTACGGTTCCCCCGGTATTTCCGGCATGCTTCCCGCCGCTTACACCCATCTCTCTGCACGCTTCCTTGACCGTGTAGCTGAGGCACAGAGAACGAATTCCATCCAGCTGAAAGAATGGCGACGCGGAACAGTCGGGGAACCAGGTGGCTGGACTTACCATGCTAAGGGTCTATGGATCACGCTACCCAGGGAAGAACATCCCAGTCTCACATTCGTGGGGAGCAGCAACTATACCAAGCGTAGCTATAGCCTTGATCTAGAGGCTGGCGCGCTAGTCGTTACCGGCGATCAGGATTTGAAGCGGAGGCTTGGTGCAGAGAGCGAATGGTTACAGAAGGAGTCTCAAGCGATCTCGCGAGATGACTTGAGAAGAACCGAGCGCCGTGTTAGTTGGAACGTGCGTTTGGCGATGTGGATCGTCGAGAAGGTCGGCGGTGCCTTGTAA